From one Lycium ferocissimum isolate CSIRO_LF1 chromosome 5, AGI_CSIRO_Lferr_CH_V1, whole genome shotgun sequence genomic stretch:
- the LOC132056000 gene encoding probable serine/threonine-protein kinase WNK3 → MQQNSESEQEPDDSESEPEFVELDPTGRYGRYKEVLGKGAFKKVYRAFDELEGIEVAWNQVKVADLLRNAVDLERLYSEVHLLKTLKHKNIIKFYHSWVDTKTENINIITEIFTSGNLRQYRQKHKKVDLRALKNWSRQILEGLSYLHGHDPPVIHRDLKCDNILVNGNQGEVKIGDLGLAAILQKARSAHSVIGTPEFMAPELYEEEYNELVDIYAFGMCLLELVTFEYPYVECANAAQIYKKVTAGIRPASLAKVKDAGVKAFIEKCIAKVPERLSAAELLVDSFLQSDDDSGSISRSLSSHPRHADRSDDPSDNGRSPQDPVPEGSRDFTVQGQRKDLNTIFLKLRITDSTGHVRNIHFPFDIEVDTANTVSSEMVEELDLTDQDVSAIADMIDSEIRSYIPDWAPKQCSRDHITDEVAPSESSASEAREVAPSESSTSGGCDDVSPSTMNSTLSGGLVLERLPSGHKYWSDSPKTTSSASSPLRPGPSNLSQADSPIRESSWDDENEQSPVSKKEGSSSDDGAFEHEEIETENDMDEEADVIPDSNSSDNKQSADLTSDTQLHSSGERKNHSSNKCSDDIGEIVEKLEKLLGEQRTELDELREKHDLAISEVISKLPPEIRSGVLATCGHKISSHSLRNERGCSSTNSEGPSSSLKIYSRMLKNFRVAGNGYMQNSVAGSVLNGPIFRRCFSSVKGNISSGMGIAVILKEEAGD, encoded by the exons ATGCAGCAGAATTCGGAGTCGGAGCAGGAACCCGACGATTCTGAATCTGAGCCTGAGTTCGTTGAGCTCGATCCTACTGGTCGCTACGGTCGg TACAAAGAGGTTCTGGGAAAAGGAGCTTTTAAGAAAGT ATATCGGGCTTTTGATGAATTGGAAGGAATAGAAGTAGCTTGGAACCAGGTTAAAGTTGCTGATCTCTTGAGGAATGCTGTGGACTTGGAGCGTCTTTATTCTGAAGTTCATCTGCTTAAAACCCTCAAGCAcaagaatatcatcaaatttTACCACTCTTGGGTAGACACAAAGActgagaatatcaacatcattactGAAATATTCACTTCTGGGAATTTAAGACA ATACCGGCAAAAACATAAGAAGGTTGATTTGCGAGCACTCAAGAATTGGTCTAGGCAGATATTGGAGGGACTGTCATATCTACATGGTCACGACCCTCCAGTTATTCATCGGGATCTTAAGTGTGATAACATTTTGGTCAATGGTAACCAAGGGGAGGTGAAAATCGGTGACTTGGGACTCGCAGCAATTCTTCAAAAGGCTCGTTCAGCTCATAGTGTCATTG GTACCCCAGAATTCATGGCACCAGAGCTTTATGAAGAGGAATATAACGAGCTAGTAGATATCTATGCTTTTGGCATGTGCTTGCTGGAGCTGGTGACTTTTGAGTATCCATATGTTGAGTGTGCAAATGCTGCCCAGATATATAAGAAAGTGACAGCA GGAATTAGGCCTGCATCATTGGCAAAAGTAAAGGATGCTGGAGTTAAAGCATTTATAGAAAAATGTATTGCAAAAGTTCCTGAGCGGCTGTCTGCTGCGGAACTATTGGTGGACTCCTTTCTCCAGTCAGATGATGATTCTGGAAGCATATCTAGATCCTTGAGTTCCCACCCCAGACATGCAG ATAGGAGTGATGACCCATCTGACAACGGAAGAAGTCCCCAGGACCCTGTACCTGAAGGAAGCAGAGATTTCACAGTGCAGGGCCAAAGAAAGGACCTAAACACAATTTTTCTTAAACTGCGAATAACTGATTCAACAG GTCATGTTAGGAATATTCACTTCCCCTTTGATATTGAAGTTGATACAGCAAACACTGTTTCTAGTGAAATGGTTGAGGAGTTGGACCTGACAGATCAAGACGTCTCCGCTATTGCTGATATGATTGATTCTGAAATCCGGTCATATATCCCAGATTGGGCACCTAAACAATGTTCTAGAGATCACATCACTGATGAAGTTGCTCCTTCTGAGAGCAGTGCCTCTGAAGCTCGTGAAGTTGCTCCTTCTGAGAGCAGTACCTCTGGAGGTTGTGACGACGTTTCCCCTTCAACAATGAACTCCACTCTTTCTGGTGGTCTTGTGTTGGAAAGACTTCCTTCAGGTCATAAGTACTGGTCTGATTCACCAAAAACAACCAGTAGCGCGAGCTCTCCACTCAGACCGGGCCCTTCAAACCTGTCACAGGCAGATTCACCAATTCGCGAAAGTAGCTGGGATGACGAAAACGAACAATCACCTGTCAGCAAGAAAGAGGGAAGCAGCTCAGATGATGGTGCCTTTGAGCATGAAGAGATTGAAACTGAAAATGATATGGATGAAGAGGCTGATGTGATTCCAGATTCAAACTCAAGTGATAATAAACAATCTGCTGATTTAACTTCTGACACACAGCTTCATTCATCAGGGGAAAGAAAAAATCATAGCAGCAACAAATGTTCAGATGACATTGGAGAAATTGTGGAGAAACTTGAGAAGCTGCTAGGTGAGCAGCGCACAGAGCTAGATGAGCTCAGGGAAAAACATGACTTGGCTATCTCAGAAGTTATAAGCAAACTTCCTCCTGAGATACGCAGTGGAGTGCTTGCTACGTGTGGTCACAAAATATCTTCCCATAGTCTACGGAACGAAAGAGGCTGCTCCAGTACAAACTCTGAAGGCCCAAGCTCCTCTTTGAAAAT ATATTCCAGAATGCTGAAAAACTTTAGAGTTGCTGGCAATGGTTACATGCAAAATTCTGTAGCCGGAAGTGTTCTGAATGGACCTATATTTAGGCGCTGTTTCAGCTCTGTCAAAGGCAACATCAGTTCAGGAATGGGAATTGCTGTAATTTTGAAAGAGGAAGCAGGAGATTGA
- the LOC132057553 gene encoding uncharacterized protein LOC132057553: protein MMQDSIPTCFSAGEKLTDDHAAVTRSGQSIFMSVYRTKIAGQCRLITVTWCKNLLLHGLSVSVEGSSSGDGQYTCKVELKPWYFWRKQGSKHFLLDSKPVDIFWDLKAAKFNGETEPSSEYYVAVVCDEEVILLLGDLKKDAYRKTRCRPALIEPILVSRKEHIFGKKKFSTRVRFHDKGRMHEISIECKNRINSSGISIDGVDPEMEIRIDGKLFIHVKHLQWKFRGNESIHLNKVRIEVYWDVHDWIFNPGLRHALFIFKPVLLSTSPSSVSELSSPPFSSSTSTPLSSQTGSSGSIEGLNSSNSSDFCLFLYAWKVE from the coding sequence ATGATGCAAGATTCAATCCCTACTTGCTTCTCAGCAGGGGAAAAGTTAACAGATGATCATGCTGCAGTAACCAGGTCAGGCCAAAGCATTTTTATGTCCGTTTATCGGACTAAAATTGCTGGTCAATGCCGGTTAATCACAGTTACTTGGTGCAAGAACTTGTTGCTCCATGGTTTATCAGTGTCAGTAGAAGGATCTTCAAGTGGAGATGGGCAGTATACTTGCAAGGTGGAGCTAAAGCCTTGGTACTTTTGGAGGAAACAAGGTTCAAAGCACTTTCTTTTGGACAGTAAGCCAGTTGACATTTTCTGGGATCTTAAGGCTGCCAAATTTAATGGCGAGACAGAACCAAGCTCAGAGTACTATGTGGCAGTTGTTTGTGATGAAGAAGTTATTTTGCTGCTTGGTGATTTGAAAAAAGATGCTTATAGAAAAACAAGATGCAGGCCAGCACTGATTGAACCAATTCTGGTATCAAGAAAAGAACACATTTTTGGTAAAAAGAAGTTTTCAACAAGAGTTAGATTCCATGACAAGGGAAGAATGCATGAGATTTCCATTGAGTGCAAGAACAGAATTAACAGTAGCGGGATTTCTATCGATGGGGTCGATCCAGAAATGGAGATAAGGATAGATGGGAAATTGTTCATTCATGTGAAGCATTTGCAGTGGAAATTCAGAGGGAACGAATCGATTCATCTCAACAAAGTAAGGATAGAAGTTTATTGGGATGTTCATGACTGGATATTCAATCCTGGTTTAAGGCATGCTTTGTTTATTTTCAAGCCAGTTTTGTTATCCACATCCCCTTCATCAGTATCTGAATTATCATCACCGCCATTCTCCTCATCGACATCAACTCCGTTATCATCCCAAACAGGGAGCTCAGGGTCAATAGAGGGGTTAAATTCAAGTAACTCTTCAGACTTTTGCCTCTTTCTTTATGCTTGGAAGGTAGAATGA